The nucleotide window ACGTGCCCCAGACGGACACCTTCATCGAGAAGGACTCCTCCATCAATGACGAGGTCGAGCGCCTGCGCCACAGCGCCACCAACTCGCTGCTCACCCGCCGCGACGTCGTGGTGGTCTCCTCGGTCTCCTGCATCTACGGCCTGGGCACCCCCCAGGAGTACGTCGACCGCATGACCCCCCTGGAGGTGGGCCAGGTCATCGACCGCGACGACCTGCTGCGGCGCTTCGTGTCCATGCAGTACACCCGCAACGACACCGACTTCACCCGCGGCACCTTCCGCGTGCGGGGGGACACGGTGGAGATCATCCCCATGTACGAGGAGCTCGCCATCCGCATCGAGTTCTTCGGCGATGAGATCGAGGCGCTGGCCACCCTCCATCCGGTCACCGGGGAGGTCATCGCCTCGGCCGAGCAGGTCTTCGTCTTCCCCGCCTCCCACTACGTGGCCGGGCCCGAGCGCATGGCCCGCGCCATCGAGGGCATCGAGGCCGAGCTGGCCGAGCGCCTGGCGGTCCTGGAACGCGACGGGCGGCTCCTGGAGGCCCAGCGCCTGCGCATGCGCACCACCTACGACCTGGAGATGCTCCAGCAGATCGGGGCCTGCTCGGGGGTGGAGAACTACTCCCTGCACATCGACGGGCGCGAGCCCGGCACCCCGCCCAACACCCTGCTGGACTACTTCCCCGAGGACTTCCTACTGGTCATCGACGAGTCCCATGTGACCGTCCCCCAGATCGGCGCCATGTTCGAGGGCGACGCCTCGCGCAAGCGCACCCTGGTCGACCACGGCTTCCGCCTGCCCAGCGCCCTGGACAACCGGCCCCTGACCTTCGCGGAGTTCAACGACCGCATCGGGCAGACCATCTACCTGTCGGCCACGCCCGGGGACTATGAGACCCAGCTGGCCGACGGCGTGGTGGAGCAGATCATCCGGCCCACCGGGCTGGTGGACCCCAAAGTCGTGGTCAAGCCCACCCAGGGGCAGATCGACGACCTGCTCGAGCAGGTGCGCCTGCGGGTGGACAGGGACGAGCGCATCCTGGTGACCACACTGACCAAGCGCATGGCCGAGGACCTGACCACCTACCTGGCCGAGCGCGGTGTGCGGGTGGAGTACCTGCACTCCGACGTCGATACCCTGCGGCGCGTGGAGCTGCTGCGCGAGCTGCGCCTGGGGCGCTTCGACGTCCTGGTGGGCATCAACCTGCTGCGCGAGGGCCTGGACCTTCCAGAGGTCTCCCTGGTCTCCATCCTGGACGCGGACAAGGAGGGCTTCCTGCGCTCGACCCGCTCCCTCATCCAGACCATCGGGCGCGCCGCCCGCAATGTGTCCGGCGAGGTGCACATGTACGCCGACCAGGTCACCGCGGCCATGGCCGAGGCCATTGAGGAGACCGAGCGCCGGCGCACCAAGCAGCTGGCCTACAACACCGAGCACGGCATCGACCCCCAGCCGTTGCGCAAGAGGATCGCCGATGTCACCGACATGCTCGCGCGCGAGGACATCGACACCGCCGAGCTCCTGGCCGGTGGCTACCGCGGGCACGAGGACGCCGCCGTGCGGGCGGGCCGCCGCCGGGCGGCGGAGTCCACGGTCCGCGAGAGGCTGGCCGGCGCCGCCCAGGGCGAGCTGGTCGAGCTCATCAACGAGCTCACCCAGCAGATGCACGCCGCGGCCGAGGACCTCCACTTCGAGCTGGCGGCCCGCCTGCGCGATGAGATCCAGGATCTGAAGAAGGAGCTGCGGGGCATGCGCGCCGCCCAGTGAGACGGTCGGGCCCGGTGGCGCTCGTGGCGGGAGGCGAACCCACAGCACTCCGATGCCGGATCGGCCGGTCCCGGTGCGGCCGGGAAAAGCGGACCTAGGTCCCAGCCGGCTGATGCGGTGGCATCCAGGAGCGGCACCGGCGATGCAGGGGCCCGGTCCGTGATGCATGGGACCCGAGACAATGACCGGGAACTTCCCAAGGGGGTGCTGTCATTGCGATTCCCGCTCGGGATAATTACTGCATCTATTCATTACTGGGGTTAACTATTCATTTTCGGGCGGATGCCCGGGATCTTTGCTTTTTCCTCCAGGTGCAGGGATACTGAATGCGATATCATCCTGCTAGCCACAAGGGAGCGGCCGTATGAGTGACCCCATTGATGCCGGAGCCGGCACTGCCACAGCGGCGGAGCGGTCCACGAGTCGAAAGGTGCCTCTGGCGGCGCTCGTCGCCCTGGTCATCGGCTCGATGATCGGGGGAGGGATCTTCGGCCTTCCCCACCAGATGGCCAGCGCTGCGGCGCCCGGTCCCCTCATCGTCGGATGGATCGTCACCGGCCTGGGCATGCTCATGCTCGCCTTCGTCTTCCAGCGCCTGGCCGTGACCAAGCCGGAGATCGATGCGGGCATCTACGGCTACGCCCGTGCGGGATTCGGTGACCTGGTCGGATTCTCCTCGGCCTGGGGGTACTGGATGTCCGCATGGATCGGGAACGTCGGATACCTGGTCCTCCTCATGGCCTCCCTGGGGGTCTTCCTGCCCGGATTCGGCAATGGCAATACGGCCCAGGCGATTATCATCGCCTCCTTGGTGATGTGGCTCTTCCACGTCCTCATCCTCAGGGGGATCCGTGAGGCGGCCGTGGTCAACGCCCTGGTGACCATCGGCAAGGTCCTGCCCCTCATCGTCTTCATCGTCATCGGCATCTTCTCCTTCAAGCTGGAGCTGTTCACGGCCGACTTCTGGGGCACGGGCGACTCCTCCCTGGGCGGAGTCATCCACCAGGTCAAGTCCATGATGCTGGTGACCGTATGGGTATTCATCGGCGTGGAGGGGGCCTCGGTCTTCTCCGAGCGCGCCAGGTCCCGCACCGACGTCGGCCGGGCTACGATCATCGGATTCGTCTCGGTGCTCGCGCTCCTGCTGGCCGTCAACATCCTGTCCTACGGCATCGTCGCGCGCCCCGAGCTGGCGCAGCTGAGCGATCCCTCGCTCGCCGGCGTCCTGGAGGCCGCCGTGGGCCCCTGGGGCGCGAAGTTCATCGCCCTGGGACTGGTCATCTCCCTGGTGGGAGCGCTGCTGTCCTGGTTCCTCATGTGCGCCGAGATCATCCGCGTCCCCGCCACCGAGGGGCTCATGCCCCGCGTCTTCGGCAAGGAGAACGCCAAGGAGGTGCCCGCCGCGGCCCTGTGGCTGACGATGCTCCTGGTCCAGCTCTTCCTCATCTGGACCTACTTCAACGCCTCGACCTACACCGCGCTCATCCTCCTGGCCTCCTCGCTCATCCTGCTGCCCTACCTGCTCTCGGCGCTCTACCAGGTCATCGCCTGCCTCCAGGCGCGCAGCAGCGGCCGGCCGGTCCCCTGGACCGACATGGCCATCGGCGTGCTGGGCACCGTCTACGGCCTGTGGCTGCTCTACGCCGCCGGCCTGGTCTACCTGCTCTACACCTCGATCTTCTACCTCCTCGGCCTGCCCTTCTTCCTCAGGGCGCGCAGCGAGCAGCAGGCGCGCCCCCTCCTCAAGCCCCTGGAATGGGGCCTGGTGGCGGTCCTGGTCGCCATGGCCGCCTACGCCGTCTACGGCCTGTCCCAGGGGACCCTGTCCCTGTAGGGATCTCGCATCACCATCGAACAGAGAGGTTCACATGTCCACCACGGAAGAGACCACCAGCAAGCACGGAGTCTGGTCGGAGGTCGGCACGCTGCGCCGTGTCATGGTCTGCCGCCCCGGCCGGGCCCACGAGTTCCTCACCCCATCGAACTGCCACGACCTGCTCTTCGACGACGTCCTGGACGTGCCCAAGGCCCAGCGCGACCACGACACCTTCGTCAGCATCATGCGCGAGCGCGGCGTGGAGGTCCTGGAGCTGCGCGACCTGCTCTCCGAGGTCCTGAGCATCCCCGAGGGCCGGGCCTTCATCCTGGACCGCCGCGTCAACCACGCCACCATGGGGGTGGGCGTGGCCGAGGACCTGCGCGCCTGGATGGATGAGATGCCCTCGGCCGAGCTGACTGAGCTGCTCATCGGCGGACTGGTCTCCGACGAGGTCCCCTCCGACGTGCTGGGCACCGGCATCGCGCCCTTCCACGTCAACAGCGACGACCCCGAGATGCTCATCGCCCCCCTGCCCAACACCCTGTTCACCCGCGACAACTCCGCGTGGATCTACGACGGCGTGGAGCTGTCCCGCATGTACTGGGGCGCCCGGCGCCGGGAGGTCCTGCTGCTGACGGCCATCTACAGGTACCACCCCATGTTCAGCTACAGCCACCACACCTGGCTGGACACGGTGGGCAAGGACATGGGGCACACCTTCATCGAGGGCGGCGACATCATGCCCGTGGGCAAGGGCGTGGTCCTGGTCGGCATGGGGGAGCGCTCCACCTTCCAGGCCGTCAGCCAGATCGCCAAGTCCCTGTTCGAGGCCGGCTCGGCCGAGCGGGTCATCGCCGCCCGGATGCCCAAGGAGCGGGCCGCCATGCACCTGGACACCGTCTTCACCTTCTGCTCCCAGGAGGTGGTCAACATCTACGAGCCGGTGGTCAAGGCGATGGACGCCTTCTCCCTGCGCCCCGATGAGGCCGAGCGCGGGGGCATCAGGGTCGACTACGACGGCGATGACTTCCTGGGCACCGTCTCCCAGGCACTGGGCGTCCAGCTCCACGCGGTGCGCTCCACCGCCGGCCGCTACGGCGCGGAGTGCGAGCAGTGGAACGATGGCAACAATGTCGTGGCGCTGTCCCCGGGAGTGGTCGTGGCCTACGATCGCAACTACTCGATCAACGCCAACCTGCGCGATGCGGGTATCGAGGTCCTGGAGATCCCCTCCTCCGAGCTGGGGCGCGGTCGCGGCGGCGGCCACTGCATGACCTGCCCCATCGACCGGGACCCCGCCTACTGATCCGCCGATCAGTCGATTCACCGATCACGAGAACGAAGGAGTCATCGTCATGAGCCACGAGCTGTCTGGTCGTAGTTTTTTGAAGGAGTTGGATTTCTCTGCGCAGGAGTGGGGTGGTCTGCTGGAGTTGGCGGCGGAGTTGAAGGCCGCGAAGAAGGAGGGGCGTGAGGTCAAGCGGTTGGAGGGTAAGAACATCGCGTTGATCTTTGAGAAGACCTCGACGCGCACGCGGTGCTCCTTCGAGGTGGCGGCCTATGATCAGGGTGCGCAGGTGACGTATCTGGATCCTTCGGGCTCGCAGATGGGTCATAAGGAGTCGGTGGCTGATACTGCTCGGGTGCTGGGCCGGTTCTATGACGGGATCGAGTTCCGTGGTAAGGAGCAGGCTCATGTCGAGCAGCTGGCCGAGCTGTCGGGGGTGCCGGTGTGGAACGGTCTGACCGATGAGTGGCATCCCACCCAGATGCTGGCCGATCAGCTCACGATGCTCGAGCATGCGGGGGGCAAGGCGATCGGGGAGATCTCCTTTGCCTATCTGGGGGATGCGCGCAATAACGTGGCCAACTCCCTGCTGATCGCCGGGGCGCTGATGGGCATGGATGTGCGCATGGTGGCCCCCGCCGAGTTGCAGACCAGTGCTGAGGTGGTGGCCCAGGCCCAGCGCCTGGCCCAGGACAGCGGGGCACGGATCCTCATTACGGATGATGTGGCCGCCGGTGTGGCGGGGGTGGACTTCTTGTACACCGATGTGTGGGTCTCCATGGGTGAGCCCAAGGAGGTCTGGGATGAGCGCATCGCGCTGCTGCGGCCCTACCAGGTCAACGCTGAGATGCTCAAGGCCACGGGCAACCCGGGTGTGAAGTTCCTGCACTGCCTGCCGGCCTTCCACGACCGGGCCACCACGGTGGGCCAGGACATCTACGACAAGACCGGCATGGAGGGGCTGGAGGTCACCGACGAGGTCTTCGAGTCCGAGCACAACGTGGCCTTCGACCAGGCCGAGAACCGCATGCACACCATCAAGGCCGTCATGGTCGCCACCCTCGGAAACTGGGACTGAGAAACCGGCCCGGAGTCACGGCGGGCCCGCCCCCTGCGCAGCGCGGGGGCCGGGCCCGCCGCGCCGTGCGGGGTCGCGCACTCCACATCCCGGGAGGCGGTACCTCCGAGACCAGCCCATGGTCGGGACGTTAGACTCACAAGCACTGACCATGCGGAGGGGAGTACTCCCACAACGGTGGCGTCGTCATCACGGCGGACGGGGCAGCGGCCCTGACCCCCGGCGCCACAGGCCCGCGGCCGGGGTGCCATGCCCCGATCGGCGCGGCGGGAGGAGACCTCCGGTACCCGACCTGTACCGGAGGTACACCTAGTGGATGTCCACGCTCTTGGATGGATCGCCCTGGCGGCGATCATCCTGACCATGATCACGATCGACATCGTCGGTCATGTGCGCACCCCCCACGAGCCCACCATGAAGGAGGCCGCCTGGTGGTCGGTGGCCTACATCGCCATGGCCGTGGTCTTCGGCGGCATCGTCTGGGCGGTCTGGGGGCCGGTCTACGGGCAGGAGTACTTCGCGGGCTACATCACCGAGAAGGCCCTGAGCGTGGACAACCTCTTCGTCTTCGTCATCATGATCTCGGCCTTCCGCGTGCCCCGGAAGTACCAGCAGGAGGTGCTGCTGGCGGGCATCATCATCGCCCTGGTGCTGCGCCTGGTCTTCATCCTGGCCGGCGCCGCCCTCATCGAGAACTTCTCCTGGGTGTTCTACATCTTCGGCGCGTGGCTGCTGTGGACGGCCATCTCCCAGGCCCGCGAGGGCGTGGAGGAGCCCAGTGACCACGACCAGGAGTACGAGCCCAGCCCCTTCGTGCGCTTCATCTCCCGGGTCGTGCCCATCACCGACGGCTTCGTGGGCGGCAAGCTGGTCCACCGTCATGCCGGGCGCACCATGATCACCCCCATGATGCTGTGCATCATCGCCATCGGCACTGCCGACGTCATGTTCGCCGTGGACTCCATCCCGGCGATCTACTCCCTGACCCGCGAGCCCTACCTCGTTTTCGCCGCCAACGCCTTCTCCCTGCTGGGCCTGCGCCAGCTCTACTTCCTCATCGACGGGCTGCTCGACCGCCTCGTCTACCTCCACTACGGGCTGGCGGCCATCCTGGGCTTCATCGGCTTCAAGCTCATCAACCACGCCCTGCACGAGAACGAGCTGCGCTTCATCAACGGCGGCGAGCACTGGGAGGTCATCCCCGAGCCCTCCATCGGCGCCTCGCTCGGGTTCATCGTCGTGGTCATCCTCATCACCGTCCTCGCCTCGGTCATCAAGTCCCGCTCCGACGCCCGGGCGAAGGAGGTCTCCGCCTGATCGGCCGCGGGGTGCAGAAGGCGCCCGGAGCCGCCCAGTAGGCTCTCGACCGTGACCACGCCAGATGCCACCGCCCGGCCCCAGGCTCCCACCGGGCTGACCCGCGCCCAGGTGGAGGAGCGCGTGCGGTGGGGCCAGACCAATGCCTACCAGGAGAAGACCTCCCGCAGCGCCGCGCAGATCCTGCGGGCCAATGTCCTGACCATCTTCAACGGCATCCTGGGCTGCGCCCTCGTGCTCGTCCTGCTCGTCGGGCACTGGCCGGACGCCCTGTTCGGCTTCGTGCTGCTGCTCAACACCGCCACGGGCACCCTTGCCGAGATCCGCGCCAAGAGGGCCCTGGACCGCCTGGCCGTCCTGGAGGCGCCCCACGCCGTCGTCCTGCGCGAGGGCCGGGAGCAGGAGGTGGGCCTGGCCCGGGTGGTCCTCGACGACGTCGTGCGCCTGAGCGCGGGCCACCAGGTCCCCGCCGACGGCGAGCTGCTGTCCACCGACGGCCTGGAGATCGACGAGTCCATCCTCACCGGGGAGTCCCGGCCGGTGCGGCCCGCCCCCGGGGACCGGGTGCTGTCGGGCACCACCGTGACCGCCGGCACCGGCCTGTTCCGCACCACCGCCGTCGGCGCCCAGGCCTACGCCCACCGCCTGGCCCGCGAGGCCCGCAAGTACTCCCTGGTGGTCAGCGAGCTCCAGGCCGGCACCAACCGGGTCCTGCACTGGATCGCCTGGGTCATCGTCCCGGTGGCCCTGCTGCTGGTGTGGTCCCAGATGCGCCAGGCCGGCGGCGTGGCCCATGCGGCCGAGACCGGCGCCTGGCGCGTGGCCCTGGTGGCCGGGATCGCCGGCGTCGTGGGCATGGTGCCCCAGGGCCTGGTGCTGCTGACCTCGGTCAAC belongs to Actinomyces capricornis and includes:
- a CDS encoding TerC family protein, yielding MDVHALGWIALAAIILTMITIDIVGHVRTPHEPTMKEAAWWSVAYIAMAVVFGGIVWAVWGPVYGQEYFAGYITEKALSVDNLFVFVIMISAFRVPRKYQQEVLLAGIIIALVLRLVFILAGAALIENFSWVFYIFGAWLLWTAISQAREGVEEPSDHDQEYEPSPFVRFISRVVPITDGFVGGKLVHRHAGRTMITPMMLCIIAIGTADVMFAVDSIPAIYSLTREPYLVFAANAFSLLGLRQLYFLIDGLLDRLVYLHYGLAAILGFIGFKLINHALHENELRFINGGEHWEVIPEPSIGASLGFIVVVILITVLASVIKSRSDARAKEVSA
- the argF gene encoding ornithine carbamoyltransferase, translated to MSHELSGRSFLKELDFSAQEWGGLLELAAELKAAKKEGREVKRLEGKNIALIFEKTSTRTRCSFEVAAYDQGAQVTYLDPSGSQMGHKESVADTARVLGRFYDGIEFRGKEQAHVEQLAELSGVPVWNGLTDEWHPTQMLADQLTMLEHAGGKAIGEISFAYLGDARNNVANSLLIAGALMGMDVRMVAPAELQTSAEVVAQAQRLAQDSGARILITDDVAAGVAGVDFLYTDVWVSMGEPKEVWDERIALLRPYQVNAEMLKATGNPGVKFLHCLPAFHDRATTVGQDIYDKTGMEGLEVTDEVFESEHNVAFDQAENRMHTIKAVMVATLGNWD
- the uvrB gene encoding excinuclease ABC subunit UvrB, translating into MRPVTELQRAAKPFEVISPYRPSGDQPAAIAELAERLRAGERDIVLLGATGTGKSATTAWLVEQVQRPTLILEPNKTLAAQMAAEFRELLPNNAVEYFVSYYDYYQPEAYVPQTDTFIEKDSSINDEVERLRHSATNSLLTRRDVVVVSSVSCIYGLGTPQEYVDRMTPLEVGQVIDRDDLLRRFVSMQYTRNDTDFTRGTFRVRGDTVEIIPMYEELAIRIEFFGDEIEALATLHPVTGEVIASAEQVFVFPASHYVAGPERMARAIEGIEAELAERLAVLERDGRLLEAQRLRMRTTYDLEMLQQIGACSGVENYSLHIDGREPGTPPNTLLDYFPEDFLLVIDESHVTVPQIGAMFEGDASRKRTLVDHGFRLPSALDNRPLTFAEFNDRIGQTIYLSATPGDYETQLADGVVEQIIRPTGLVDPKVVVKPTQGQIDDLLEQVRLRVDRDERILVTTLTKRMAEDLTTYLAERGVRVEYLHSDVDTLRRVELLRELRLGRFDVLVGINLLREGLDLPEVSLVSILDADKEGFLRSTRSLIQTIGRAARNVSGEVHMYADQVTAAMAEAIEETERRRTKQLAYNTEHGIDPQPLRKRIADVTDMLAREDIDTAELLAGGYRGHEDAAVRAGRRRAAESTVRERLAGAAQGELVELINELTQQMHAAAEDLHFELAARLRDEIQDLKKELRGMRAAQ
- a CDS encoding arginine deiminase, with product MSTTEETTSKHGVWSEVGTLRRVMVCRPGRAHEFLTPSNCHDLLFDDVLDVPKAQRDHDTFVSIMRERGVEVLELRDLLSEVLSIPEGRAFILDRRVNHATMGVGVAEDLRAWMDEMPSAELTELLIGGLVSDEVPSDVLGTGIAPFHVNSDDPEMLIAPLPNTLFTRDNSAWIYDGVELSRMYWGARRREVLLLTAIYRYHPMFSYSHHTWLDTVGKDMGHTFIEGGDIMPVGKGVVLVGMGERSTFQAVSQIAKSLFEAGSAERVIAARMPKERAAMHLDTVFTFCSQEVVNIYEPVVKAMDAFSLRPDEAERGGIRVDYDGDDFLGTVSQALGVQLHAVRSTAGRYGAECEQWNDGNNVVALSPGVVVAYDRNYSINANLRDAGIEVLEIPSSELGRGRGGGHCMTCPIDRDPAY
- the arcD gene encoding arginine-ornithine antiporter, whose product is MSDPIDAGAGTATAAERSTSRKVPLAALVALVIGSMIGGGIFGLPHQMASAAAPGPLIVGWIVTGLGMLMLAFVFQRLAVTKPEIDAGIYGYARAGFGDLVGFSSAWGYWMSAWIGNVGYLVLLMASLGVFLPGFGNGNTAQAIIIASLVMWLFHVLILRGIREAAVVNALVTIGKVLPLIVFIVIGIFSFKLELFTADFWGTGDSSLGGVIHQVKSMMLVTVWVFIGVEGASVFSERARSRTDVGRATIIGFVSVLALLLAVNILSYGIVARPELAQLSDPSLAGVLEAAVGPWGAKFIALGLVISLVGALLSWFLMCAEIIRVPATEGLMPRVFGKENAKEVPAAALWLTMLLVQLFLIWTYFNASTYTALILLASSLILLPYLLSALYQVIACLQARSSGRPVPWTDMAIGVLGTVYGLWLLYAAGLVYLLYTSIFYLLGLPFFLRARSEQQARPLLKPLEWGLVAVLVAMAAYAVYGLSQGTLSL